A region from the Streptomyces tsukubensis genome encodes:
- a CDS encoding ATP-binding protein encodes MTEPMPGGSGNPFATVGHPVHGPAHVGRTGAVDVLLERVLHQSTAGATAIIGPPRIGKSSLAYHVFMRPDARVSHPQLLPVWMNVRTQAGIQQVFRRLCDDVWDLLSERSPDIDARTAAAYQRAVAPDLLWGQAQSETQEFLRLVRRRGWRVVLVLDEFDAAREVFRTEPGTFQALREIAYNLDWNIGLVTTSRRELREIVDMADPDESTFAGIFRSLFLTCFDTEELTALTARVPGFAHQRDGDGDGDGDGEDPAAAVARLGELTGGHPYLASVLLDRVCGAARGRPFRLLDELEGLAHSRPAEFQYYYRDLQELLRADGRLRALLEVVLGPQLVVTPDDALVLVQQGLVRVEDGAYRAFSEDFQQFLTLIGRKLDHWDSWMTVELRVRDLVESVFEERYGSDWPDRLREVRPKLVAMLDQCEELRAREQRSFGARGSTRLLDFTYPRDLYDLMASHWDLFGPLLKKDKAYWNERFSLLAKVRNPMVHNRMSVVTAVEQRTFQVYCDEIMELLDRTGG; translated from the coding sequence GTGACCGAGCCGATGCCGGGCGGTTCCGGCAATCCCTTCGCCACGGTCGGCCATCCCGTGCACGGTCCGGCCCATGTGGGCCGCACCGGAGCCGTGGACGTCCTGCTGGAGCGGGTGCTGCACCAGTCGACGGCGGGTGCGACCGCGATCATCGGTCCGCCGCGGATCGGCAAGTCGAGCCTGGCGTACCACGTCTTCATGCGGCCCGACGCCCGTGTGTCCCATCCCCAGCTGCTGCCGGTCTGGATGAACGTACGGACGCAGGCGGGCATCCAGCAGGTCTTCCGCAGGCTCTGCGACGACGTCTGGGATCTGCTGTCCGAGCGGTCCCCCGATATCGACGCGCGCACCGCGGCCGCCTACCAGCGGGCGGTGGCACCCGATCTCCTCTGGGGGCAGGCCCAGAGCGAGACCCAGGAGTTCCTCCGGCTGGTCCGGCGGCGCGGCTGGCGGGTGGTGCTGGTCCTGGACGAGTTCGACGCGGCCCGTGAGGTGTTCCGTACGGAGCCGGGCACCTTCCAGGCGCTCCGGGAGATCGCGTACAACCTCGACTGGAACATCGGTCTGGTCACCACCTCCCGCCGGGAGCTCCGCGAGATCGTCGACATGGCCGATCCCGATGAGTCGACCTTCGCCGGAATCTTCCGCTCCCTCTTTCTGACCTGCTTCGACACCGAGGAGCTGACGGCGCTCACGGCCCGGGTGCCGGGCTTTGCACACCAGCGGGACGGCGACGGCGACGGGGACGGAGACGGGGAGGATCCGGCGGCCGCCGTCGCCCGGCTCGGCGAGCTGACCGGCGGGCACCCCTATCTGGCGAGCGTGCTGCTGGACCGGGTCTGCGGCGCCGCCCGGGGCCGCCCGTTCCGGCTGCTCGACGAGCTGGAGGGCCTCGCGCACTCCCGGCCCGCCGAATTCCAGTACTACTACCGCGATCTCCAGGAGCTGCTGCGCGCCGACGGCCGACTCCGGGCGCTCCTGGAGGTGGTCCTCGGCCCCCAGCTCGTGGTCACCCCGGACGATGCCCTGGTCCTGGTCCAGCAGGGCCTGGTCCGGGTGGAGGACGGCGCGTACCGCGCGTTCTCCGAGGACTTCCAGCAGTTCCTGACCCTGATCGGCCGGAAGCTGGACCACTGGGACAGCTGGATGACCGTGGAGCTGCGCGTCCGGGATCTGGTGGAGTCCGTCTTCGAGGAGCGGTACGGCTCCGACTGGCCGGACCGGCTGCGGGAGGTCCGGCCCAAGCTGGTCGCCATGCTCGACCAGTGCGAGGAGCTGCGCGCCCGGGAGCAGCGGTCGTTCGGCGCCCGGGGCTCCACGCGGCTGCTGGACTTCACCTATCCGCGTGATCTGTACGACCTGATGGCCTCGCACTGGGATCTCTTCGGCCCGCTGCTGAAGAAGGACAAGGCGTACTGGAACGAACGCTTCTCGCTGCTGGCGAAGGTCCGCAACCCCATGGT